One window of the Bos mutus isolate GX-2022 chromosome X, NWIPB_WYAK_1.1, whole genome shotgun sequence genome contains the following:
- the EIF1AX gene encoding eukaryotic translation initiation factor 1A, X-chromosomal — MPKNKGKGGKNRRRGKNENESEKRELVFKEDGQEYAQVIKMLGNGRLEAMCFDGVKRLCHIRGKLRKKVWINTSDIILVGLRDYQDNKADVILKYNADEARSLKAYGELPEHAKINETDTFGPGDDDEIQFDDIGDDDEDIDDI, encoded by the exons ATGCCTAAGAATAAAG GTAAAGGAGGTAAAAACAGACGCAGAGGCAAGAATGAGAATGAATCTGAAAAGAGAGAGCTGGTGTTCAAAGAAGATGGGCAAG AGTATGCCCAAGTAATCAAAATGTTGGGAAACGGAAGATTGGAAGCGATGTGTTTCGATGGTGTTAAGAGATTGTGCCACATCAGAGGGAAACTGAGAAAGAAG GTCTGGATAAATACCTCAGACATTATATTGGTTGGTCTACGGGACTACCag GATAATAAAGCTGATGTAATCTTAAAATACAATGCAGatgaggctagaagtctgaaggCATATGGCGAGCTTCCAGAACATG ctaaaatcaatgaaactgatACATTTGGTCCTGGAGATGATGATGAAATCCAGTTTGATGACATCGGAGATGATGATGAAGACATTGATGAT atctAA